The sequence ATTTTCCTAACTAATAAAGGCTGGTCGCTTTTCGTAATACAAATCTAagttataaacataatttttcattatatttttctctccgtaaaaACCTACCACgcagttcaaggaataaataaaaaaatacccgCATTATTAAGTAACTAAAAGATACAAAACAagcttaaggccgatttacattatcttagtgtttaggagagtgctttagtacaacttgaaaggcaagttctttagcgtagcgtttactaaagcaagtagcgtttacatgtttcaactaaagtactatcctaaagcactctcctaaacactaatgataatgtaaatcggcctttaaagaTAAGAATAAGAACTGCTTGTATGTTATTGTTGTTGttgtatgttatatattttaattgtttatattgttACGAAGACGGGTCGACTGGAATATTTCTAGATTTTTCCACTACTTAGAGAGCTTTTCAGCAGGCTGAAATGTGATTTCTGACCGTTTCAGGGGAGGGTCGATCACATATAAGAAAATcgtaatttacataatgttaccctAGTTTTCAGGAGCCTGAAACATTATTTCAGGCCGTTTCAGAACACGTGTTCTGTTTATACCCCTTTGATGAAGGAATGTTCTAGAACGAATTTTCTAGGTGTGGGACAAGGACGGAATGATACGCGAGAGAGAAGGAAGATCGGAACCTTCTCGAAGCTAGACCGAGCACTCTAGAACGCCGTACGACAAGGACGGAGCATTGTGAGAAAGAGATAGCTGCTAGTACGCACGTTCTAGAATTGTGCGATCGCTACTCAGTTGCGCTGCCGCCTAGAGAGTTCTCGAACATCGTTCCCAGGGATATATAAGCGAGCCGAAACGCGACCAGTTAGTTCAGTTTTGAATGCGATACCAAACGATAAACATCGAAGCGACAAAGTGCGAATATAGTGAAGACAAGTGAATACAAATACTGTGTGAAGTGCGtgttattaaagtaattagtgacagtattttgtgtgtgtgttaagTGAATTTTTGAGCGTAATTTCCATTTTTAGTGTTAACGAATTCCTCAtagatttaattgaaaataaacccTTGAAAAGATTTACGGCGTTTCTATCCGATCCCCTAGctcgtaacaatattaaaaacaatcaaatggcgctacaacccttggggccttggcctcagatttctgtatgtttcgtaatcatttctttttttctaatagactagtaggtgatcagtcttctgtgccgTCACCGttaaatttttgggtctacggcatgccggtttcctcacgatgttttccttcaccgtacttGCGAGtataatgcgcacatagaaagtccattggtacacagctggggttcgaacctacgacctcaaggatgagagccTTACACtcaagccaacactgctttatcTCGTTTGTATAATGAATGTGTCCAATAAGGGTACCACGAACTTTACGATAGTTTTGTTAAATACTCGTACTCgtcaatttattgttattatacgAATTTACTTAGAAAGTTGTGCTTCcatttagttccaaatacgACCACGTAGCGCTTTCCATACATGATCCTTTTACGTTGGCTAAAATTTCCGAAATGTTTGCGCTAAGATTACTTTTTAATccaagtatatttttttaaatacaattaataaagctttattacCTGCTACAGTTCCCACAACTACTAAGCTCGTAGATGCAATAGACCAAGGATGTCTTTGCTTTTCACTTAGCAGCATAAAGAGTAGCACACTTCCCATATTCTGAGTGACCATGAGCGTATAAAAGAGCAGTAAACGATATCGCGTTTTGCCTtcctttatattaataaaacagaaacAATACACAAAGCCCATTACAGCATTGTAAAGTGTCTCTTCGAATTTGTTTGGGCAGAATGTTGTTTTTTGGGTTATTATCCAAAAAGTCATTGCAGACCAGTGCAAGCCTGAAACAAGAGTTTCTTCTtcgataattttataatgataGATGATAAAAGACAAAGTacatcattttatattttttcttctcGGCAatctgatacattggtacaagaaaaataaaatatttttttaagaagcacttaaaaaaatatttataggcaaacataacatacatgaagagataataaaaaaaaaaatatactaaacgAAAATCGGTTTCAAGGTTGGATTGgatatggatatccagacctagctcgtttatcagaatgctcaatctgaaCATCGGTGAGTTATATAGGTGATATAGGTTCTAGGGCGCCGCCAATCGACTGTCAGCAGTCTACTAGCAGCCCTTTGCCGGTCTAGACTCTAGAGAATCGGAACACTAGGAGTTGTATAAAGTAAACATTTCAACGTAGTCTTTgaaatttttcaaaaagtttcaaTGTATGTCTATGAAagaaatttattcaaaaattattattaaaaaaatgcttttcAGATTCTTTAAGGAGCGCTATCACTCGCTCACATATCTATAACTATTATGTTTAACCttgttaatacatataatataccaattaaataaaaaaaatcgtaccCAAAGGAATTAACGTCCAAACTCCAAATATGATGCTGAACAAAAATAGTGCCGAAATTCTTCCAATAAGTGTACCAAAGTACCACAAAAGTTTTAGCAATAGTGCTAACCAGTTAATTTCGTCTGAAGATATCCACATTGTactgtatatgtatgtaacaCAGGCCCAACTAACTGATGCAATTGAAGCAGTTAGCGAAAATACTAGAAAAAAGATTTACAAAGGTAAATTTTAAGTCAAgtccaaaattatatttctcaaAACTCCAATGCGGTTTTTTCAACTTCGCCCCCGAGACAAATATTTAATCCGACAGTATTGAATATAACAGAATACAAATATAgggatatttatttattaataactttaacGTAATATTACGTTACTTAACTTTTGTGGAAGGGCTAATAAAGATAGATGGTAAATTGTCAATTAATTAGGGAACCAAATATCGCGTTCTTTTACTGTAGACTCGTGTGATTCAACGAgatttatgtacatatattgtgttaaataaattttgttttatttcactaaAAACTCCACTGGACGACttcagtatttaaataaacataatatctatgtaataaattgttaatatcttttctaataaattgttattttaatctaaACAATACTTTTTAGTAATCGCACCTGAATTTCGATCGTGAATTTCGTCCAAAATTACTTACACGGACGGCCGTAACTAGCAAAAACCAAACACCATAATGAATTTAAGATCCAGCTAGTGAGTAATGTAAcattaactttatattaaatggaATCAATTTTGAAGATTAAACTGTGAGATGGGGAAGCAAATATGTTATACATATGTAAGTATATACGTATTACAAATATGTTATACTTAGGTACAATCAATTTTGATGTCAATATGGGTAatggtttattaataaaaaaatatatgctaTAGTGATTATACAGaaatgtaaaacataaaattaaccaccaaattttactataaaaattggctaggaaataataaaaaatgttaccttttgtgtaataattttcatttaatacaaCTATTCCATGAGtctgtaaaattatttgtggTATGGTTCCAGTAAATACATATAAGAAATGAAGAAGGCTCAAATCATTCCTTTGGATTAGGAGCTTTTGAGACTTTAAGAGTTCAAAATTTTTGCATGAAAatacttcatacaaaaatactgtGTATctgaaatgaaattaatatattaaataaaatataaatgaattccTATAATGAAGAAGAACAACACTATGCAGTGTAATTGCTCCAAATATGTGGCTTAGTATTTAAGGCTTAATGAGCATCTATTGGTGCGCTCAAAATCATCAACTGACTAAGTATCACTAAAGTCTGTCATGCCATTTATCAGAGAGTATGAGAAGATGACTAAGAACTAtactaaacatatataatacaatagtcccaattatttttatagcatGATAACGACACAACATTTAATAGCCGTCTTAATTTCATGTTATCTTTATGCATAAAGggatatattttcataattaatttatcaagcacattattaatattattacaaacaaaatacatgttttatttatactggTAAAATAATACCTTTCTAATAATCCTGCTAAAAATCCATGTGTAATCCAATGATGAACACTTAGCTTCTTATCAATCACATACCATcttaaggaaaatatattacataaaatgttAGGTGTAATAATGAAAGTTATTGTGATAAGAGCCCAGTCCATGTAGCCATCCTTACagtattcaataaaaacaagaatatctaaaacatttaaagaatattaaataagttactATTACCcaaattaaatctatattacTAATACTACCTGTGGTCCAATCAGCAAGAATTGTAACAAGTGATATAAAAACACTAATAACATTAAAGACGCAGTAATTTtcgttttgatttaaattttttacatctTTATTGCTCCTCATTTTATTATCTGCCATCCTATTTAGTTAATTTCATCTTATTTTGTTAtagaaaaattacattttttctttcttattgaaaataaatcttCACTGTGTTTactgtatataaattacgtgcaGTTTCATTCAAACAGGAATTAAACCtaacaattttaaagtaaatataatttgaaatcaaaGCAGCGCAAGCGCATCTCGATTCTCGTCACATTTCCAAGTACCAAGCGCAGGCCGCAGGCCACAGATCCACTATTAACTATATCACATCCATAATAGACCTTGACAATTAGCATAGTTGGGACTTAAATCTGTCACTGACAATTTTACCTCTACCTTTCATAATCTTTTCATTAGGTATAGATCGCAATGATAAGGCCGTAATTTTACGACGTCGAGATTATGTTGGCTAAATAACTCGTAACAAAGCTACTTCTgacgatattttaattaaaaaaacaataatgatttttttcccaaaaataaatttaaaatactagtGGCCAAATTTTGATAAGCTACTCCAACTAATGTCAAAGTATCACAAACTGACAACTGACAAATATGAAACATCCATGTACATTGTAAATTGTACAAGAACAAGATACACCTTTAAAATTCCAATcaatggttttatttattttcgtgtctgcgtttttataaaaacttagaACGTTAGTCTTTCTCTTAAAGTTAACATATTTCATTAGCTTGATGAGttaatattgataattatGGCTAAAGAAAGCGACGTGTCGCTTTTTAACGATGTGTTAGAGCCGTTTCGTCGCGTTATTAATACCGATCCCCCAAAAGATAGGTTGTCGGTTTCGGCAAAGTTAAATTTTTCAGATAGTAATAACCAATCTATGAAAGAAGGTACCTTATAGTTttgatactttaaaaaaactactaaCTACCTACCTACTAACTTCAGCTATTATTCTGCAAATTTTAGGTATAGCTAACCTATCCAATTTGGGCAAACGCAAAATTAGTTGTGGTGAAATAGCAGAGACACCTAGTAAGAGAACGCGATCAGATTCAACTAATAGTGTACCTCCTTCGCCTTGGGAAGCAAAAAGATTGAAAATTGACCTTATTGGTGCCAAGGCGCAAGTAAGAAtcttttatgtaatatatatatacttagagcattaattattttagtatatttttcagTACTTTATGTCAATTAATACATACAGTATCTTTTCAagtaaataaaagaacaaCCCAAAGTTTTCTATCCAGGAAATGTCAGCTTTATCCCTATGTAACCTTTTATGACTTCATCAATACAgagtagttttttattaaatgtaatttgtttttatcaatCCTAGATAACAAAATTAGAAGCTCGCATCAACCATCAACATGCTATTCGTAAAGAAATGCAAATCTTATTTGAAGAGGAAAAGGGCTCCCTGATAGAGCAACATAAGAGAGATGAGAGAATCATTTCGGACTTAGATGACAGACTGCAGATAGTTAGGAAAAGAGAGCAGGATTTACGTGAAGAGTTTACTGAGGTAATTATATGTTCCTGAAGAATATTGTTGTCTTATTATTTACTTGGAGCTATTAAGAAGAAAAATTGGCTTAATGATTGTCCGTTATTgagtcaaaaataaaatgtgttggtaaaattacaaaatcacTTGGTTAACTATTTATCTTACTTTGagtttaaatctttaaaattaaaaacaattaatttaagattgattttttatattttaaatcgtCATCCTaatgtgtatttaatttaatcaaaaacatatatacataagctgttgtatttataaataaaagtatgttaaatacctctttattttttattacagtcTATGAAAGAATTCAAAGACACTAAAGCTAAATGGGAGAAAGATAGAATGGAGCTCCAAAAGCAAGTTGCCGAGTTAAAAGACCAATTATTACAAGCTAATGTCAGTTGCAAAGATCAAGTATCAGAAATGCAAAAGGATATGAATGAATTATTAGCGGtgagatttttttacatacaaatttttgaaaactaaagtatgatttaaaatagttgcaaCTAACAAAATTGATATGTCTCCGGatgaaatttttgaagttatacttctttaggcgcgttataaaaaatttatgagagtgtaATTTTACGaagcgcgcgcaccgtgacacaaaattaacataatgaagttgcccacggaagatgctacggcattgaacataatttaaaatcgacattcaaataataatagaatttatgttacacttaatgtaagagaatttttttatttaatttttcaaatgtaaactgaactttattgactataatgactccttttccagtctttgattatttaattgaaattaattatttgcatgcaatcaaaactatttttaataatgccaaagaagtataacttcttacgcgcgtacataagtgcacgcaaccttttttttagtataatcaattaaaaattgtgtacAATAACAATCTCACGTTATTCTTACAATGTATGTTATTCCTTTTCCCTTGCTATAGAAATCTTTGTTCCAAAGGTATCACACAAACTCAAAACCCTTATTAGaagcaggaaatattaataaatggaAACTCccagttttttataaaattattttttgctaaaatttgattatttaactcTTATTATAGGCTTTAGAAGATGCACAACAAGAAAGTCAACTTCTAAAAGGGGAAgttgaaaaacttaaaactaaagCAGATCAATGTACAAGTCTCCGAACACAACTCGAGAAGCAAACATTTGAATTGCAACAGGTCTCTAACAAGTTGAAGGAAATTGAATATGAGAGGGACTCATATAAAGATTGGCAACAACAAGCTAAGGTACATTCTTTGGTCAAATTAATgtatcttaataaaataatttgacagtatgaaaaataaagtattattgagaataacatatataaaaaatggatttttaaaaatcattatggagtaaaatatcttataaataaacattaatttataaaaaaaagcaaaaatataaattttgatttttagataaaacatTCACAGATTGGTTGAACGATGACGTAGCATGCttgtaaataatgtagatTCTCCTGTCATATTCCAATAATGAAGTTAAAATCCGTCGGAGACTGTTTTTGatcgaaatatattaaatgtgtatttgtttaatttaacaataataattaacacgtAACAACCTTAACGTTTGTTTACAAGCATGTTGCGTCATAGGGTCATAAAGTTCTTACTTAACTTAACTTGGGTAACTTCCTTCACTTTACCATGCCTTTACGCATTTTTTCGTGCAATTAATTCTTGTCTCTACAGTAAAACATGTCTGAAAGGGTATAaggtaagcaaagctctcaaaaataatagtacataaacgtattaattttttgtaggaaatctcgaaaatgcatttcgttttatatgtaaaaatgtaataattactgttgacgtaatcaccaaataagaaaatctaagacccccctcccccctatagtgcttacgtaatacttgagcGCCAATACGTAGCGATTAatgttacttaaaaaaatgctacTATTCTactttgaatttttcaaaaattttaggCCATAACAATCAAATGTTATCGTTTCAAGAATAtcacatatatttttgaagtcgaTTAAAAGtattggtttttatttatggcaTTCATAgctaagagcagtgttggcctagtggcttcagcgtgcgactctcatccctgaggtcgtaggttcgatccccggctgtgcaccaatggacttgctttctatgtgcgcatttaacatttgttcgaacggtgaaggaaaacatcgtgaggaaaccgacatgtcttagacccaaaaagtcaacggcgtatGTTAGGcattggaggctgatcacctatttacctattagatttaaaaatgatcatgaaacagattcagaaatctgaggccatgacctaaagaggttgtagtgccactgatttatttttattcatagctAAGTCTTGACTATGAATCTTGTCCTTATAAGTAAAAATGGCCGCCGTGTCCACTATAAGACCAAGGTTTTACCTTACAGACGGCTCAAAAACGTCTATCAAATATGGCTGAGTTAGAGAAGGAAGTGGGCAGGCTCCGGGCAACGGAACGCACGCTACGCGATGCGGTGTGCAATAAACTGTTGTTGGAGGAACAAGTACATATTCTCAGTAGTAAGGTTGACACTCTTCAACCAACGCAACAGGAATTGCATGAGGCTAAGGTGAGACTTCGTAGTTATCGgggtttaaaaacaaatgaaaatgtattattattattatttgccaagttgtctattaatattaaaaaaagggtgcgtgtacttacgtatgcgcgtaagaagttatacttctttggcattattaaaaatagtttttgattgcatgcaaataattaattacaattaaataatttaagactggataaggagtcattatagtcaataaagttcagtttacatttgaaaaattaaataaataaatatttattattattctcttacattaagtgtaacataaattctattattattcgaatgttgcttttaaattatgtccaatgccgtagcatcttccgtgggcaactttattctgttaattttgtgtcacggtgcgcgcgcatcgtaaaatttcactctcatcaatttttcataacgcgcctaaagaagtataacttcaacaaGGTCAGGATGACGTCCGGTGCAGGCGCCGATCAGAGAGCGACGCTCAACGATCGATTTAACGCACTGCTGACAAGTTGACTTTGACACATTGACAATTTACCTGTAAGATATCTATGGTATTGCGTGGtgtttcaaaattcaaaattatttattcatatacgtaacacaatgtacacttatgaacgtcaaaaaataaattatatgaaatgtttctaattttacatttactgccagttctcaaatcaatctCAAATGTTGCCattctattaaaacaaaaaccatCGTCAACTATTACATAATCTCTGACATATATAGGTATCtttgaaattgtttttgtcCTACTATTAAAAGCCGCGTGAGGGAAGCCAAAGGGTTGTAGCACTATTggattttagtatttttcgtATATACTTTGATAAAACATTATCTCAATGAATCAAGATTATcttaaagaggaaagatttcaTGTTATCTTTCAACTACAGCAccaatgaaattattttcttgttGTGTTGTTGTATGTTgcgaaaacaataaaaatctttatatatataattcttctgtgagtgtgtatgtcactgaacttctctcaaacgactggaccgattttgatgaaattttttgtgtgtgttcaatccggggatctgggaatggtttagattcacaactcagcccgccagatggcgctgcagtcggtactttcatactttgctttactaattgcttgaaatatcatgcaggacaacgtctgtcgggtccactagttccCTATATAGAGCTTCTACGAAACTACGGCTTCAttttatttccgaaccaattcgacttagggtccttcaagaaaagagcgtaccaattcttaaaaggccggcaacgcactcgcgagccctctggcattgagagtgtccatgggcggcggtatcacttaacatcaggtgagcctcctgcccgttttgcCCCccgttatatataaaaaaaaataaaaatttactgaaTGGTCTACTGTGGAAGACTATAGGCTGTTCGAATACGTTATATTagtgtaatttattgtatggCAGGTAAAAATCTCTACCTTAGAATCCTCATTGGAGGAATGGCGTAGCGCTGCAAGAGGCCACGGCGTGGAATGCGCAAGGGCGCTGTCTTCTGCACTCGATAATGCCCTGAGTGGTCAACTGACAGCCGTAGCTGGTGCCACCCAGGCGGAATCGCAGATGGTACAACTAACCGAGGTATACAacattcattttataatagCGCACTAGATTGCAAGCGGTatattacacgctttatattagcttcacctgtatgtatgtatgaatgtttgtatgtaaccgactccttcggacttgattttgacccactttaaacggacagatttaattcaaactttgtacacttataaagaaacagcgacaatataatattttcataggtttatcccgaaaaacaatgaaatattttttaagtccacaaagcaatacgattaaattgagacaacacgtattgctgctaggactaaaaagtggaaaataaatataggttttttaaactatattttttttttactcttaCAATTTTGTTCTCGATTCGATTTCGTGTTTGACTTCGATCAAAAAATCCTACAATGCAATCTATTGAAATTGTAGGTACATAAATTTTGTTGTAGatactttttggttttttcgtctaatttaagttatattttgcTGATAGAGCGATATTTATAATCGAAATCGCTTGATTTCGTTTCATTTGCGATGTCTTGCttgattttaagttttgaCCATATTGACATCTAACTACAGTTCACAGTTTTAGAATTGTGTTCTAACGTACGCAAGAATacgatacattttttaaagtaataatacctgtacagctgtataataaactacccacagatataaaaaatattacttctatcaattcattcaaatcgaagctaagtgaatatgttaaacaaaattacttttaaattcatttcttataattacttttaattcatatttctttgtttacttttatttttaaatttattgcatgtacggctatattttattgtgattattttaagaacgactacaatgttatgttatctagagtattattctcatgtaagtgacattttttgtcttttttgagaaataaagtctttaaacctaatacCTTATAGGAATTGGCAACAGTTAAGTATGAACGTGACAAGGCGACTACCAAGTTGAGTGATCTGCAAAACGTAAAGAAAAATCAGGAGAGTCTCATTCATAGACTACAGAAGAGACTCCTTATTGTTACTAGAGAAAGGGATAGCTATAGGTaagtacattattattttcaaaatcgcTTCActaattttacaaatacatCTCGTTACaatattagtgtagataaAGAGGTATAGGACTAAAAAACAcgatactataaaaaaacgtgtctgttcttatgtacacgcgttataagttatacttctttggcgctataattttcttcgagcACTTTAGAGGGAAATTTCCCTCTTcgaattgcatttttcttgtccattttaatggtcacttccaatcgaaacgatataatattaggtccttacatatgtaATTGGCGTATTTCGTACTGGCCACTTTAATCACGATGTTCTCCTCTTTGGTaaggaattccaaattcatATTTGCACAGCTATTTACTCATGTATTTGTGCTTCGATGAccgtcattcatttgtttttttctgtttgcgtcactcattttacaaaatcgaaaacttaaagtatcgcattatttacgagtacgagTTCCGCCGTGGCACTAGTGCTGCGGAAACGACTCGAAGGGTGAATGATGTGTATGGCGGTCATGTTGCAAAAGAAATTACAGTTCGTTTTTGGTTCCAACGTTTTCGTTCTGGAAATTTCGACCTGCAGAACAAGCCCCGTGGAAGGCCTGAGACCCAAGTTTGATAGGTGTCGGCAAGGAGAGCTATGACATCTGAGCTCCTCAGTGGAATTAATGATGATccataagtttttataagtgtacatataAGTTATACTAAACTGTTTAGCGTAACTTAACCAATTTTTACTTAGTTTATTACTttctttgatatatatttatttagttgaataaaatcattttattgttaccaatacagttaatattatagtacctaactatttgtaaagatttatttaatggcgcaaaagaatattgtatttagtaAGTAAGTTAGTAATAAGCTGTAAAActttctcaataaataaaaaaataataaagtattgaAGGCTATTGTGGAAGCGAATCCATCGCAAACCACGTCCGAGTTAACTGCAGGCTGCGGTGTtagtgataaaactgttttaattcacttgAAGCAAATTGGGAAGATTAAAAAGCTTGAAAGATGGGTACCCCACGAATTGACTGAAGCAAACCGGCAAACGCGCGTCGACTGTTGCGTTAAATTACTGAACCGGCAGAATaatgaaggtattttaaaccgaatcattacctgtgatgaaaaatggatTCTTTACGATAATCGGAAGCGCTCAGCGCAATGGTTGGATCCTGGCCAGCCAGCCAAAGCCTGCCCCAAGCGAAAATTAAccccaaaaaagttacttgtaaGCGTTTGGTGGACAAGTGCCGGTATTGTTCATTGCAGTTTTCTCAAATCTGGCCAGACTATTACGGCTGATGTCTATTGTCGGCCATTGCAAACCATGATTTTCCATCATGACTTGCACTGGCTGTCGGATAGCTAGCGGCTAAACAACCTAGGCTGGTCAATCGCTCCACG is a genomic window of Pieris napi chromosome 2, ilPieNapi1.2, whole genome shotgun sequence containing:
- the LOC125063067 gene encoding mitotic spindle assembly checkpoint protein MAD1-like isoform X2; amino-acid sequence: MAKESDVSLFNDVLEPFRRVINTDPPKDRLSVSAKLNFSDSNNQSMKEGIANLSNLGKRKISCGEIAETPSKRTRSDSTNSVPPSPWEAKRLKIDLIGAKAQITKLEARINHQHAIRKEMQILFEEEKGSLIEQHKRDERIISDLDDRLQIVRKREQDLREEFTESMKEFKDTKAKWEKDRMELQKQVAELKDQLLQANVSCKDQVSEMQKDMNELLAALEDAQQESQLLKGEVEKLKTKADQCTSLRTQLEKQTFELQQVSNKLKEIEYERDSYKDWQQQAKTAQKRLSNMAELEKEVGRLRATERTLRDAVCNKLLLEEQVHILSSKVDTLQPTQQELHEAKVKISTLESSLEEWRSAARGHGVECARALSSALDNALSGQLTAVAGATQAESQMVQLTEELATVKYERDKATTKLSDLQNVKKNQESLIHRLQKRLLIVTRERDSYRQQLDSYEKELTVTLSGDVGAGSAALLSARVEQLERSLQSYRDLLATHDQESQTKALETARAEASKYREEAETAKREASKLRAQRDQLHAHLDKLAAPTKVLHMADNPAAMAQKQMQSDLESAQEEIKKLKAALREGSQACPEEMQELKKNLENSRIKLQRMKEEFTASAQEYRDVCYMLLGYKIDRTGHKNYRISNMYADSAEEYLTFTLCEDGIEMVHTDYSTSLGELVELHLHQHRSIPVFLSALTMELFTRTTMQQEIA
- the LOC125063067 gene encoding mitotic spindle assembly checkpoint protein MAD1-like isoform X3; the encoded protein is MLYICIANLSNLGKRKISCGEIAETPSKRTRSDSTNSVPPSPWEAKRLKIDLIGAKAQITKLEARINHQHAIRKEMQILFEEEKGSLIEQHKRDERIISDLDDRLQIVRKREQDLREEFTESMKEFKDTKAKWEKDRMELQKQVAELKDQLLQANVSCKDQVSEMQKDMNELLAALEDAQQESQLLKGEVEKLKTKADQCTSLRTQLEKQTFELQQVSNKLKEIEYERDSYKDWQQQAKTAQKRLSNMAELEKEVGRLRATERTLRDAVCNKLLLEEQVHILSSKVDTLQPTQQELHEAKVKISTLESSLEEWRSAARGHGVECARALSSALDNALSGQLTAVAGATQAESQMVQLTEELATVKYERDKATTKLSDLQNVKKNQESLIHRLQKRLLIVTRERDSYRQQLDSYEKELTVTLSGDVGAGSAALLSARVEQLERSLQSYRDLLATHDQESQTKALETARAEASKYREEAETAKREASKLRAQRDQLHAHLDKLAAPTKVLHMADNPAAMAQKQMQSDLESAQEEIKKLKAALREGSQACPEEMQELKKNLENSRIKLQRMKEEFTASAQEYRDVCYMLLGYKIDRTGHKNYRISNMYADSAEEYLTFTLCEDGIEMVHTDYSTSLGELVELHLHQHRSIPVFLSALTMELFTRTTMQQEIA